From Mycolicibacterium fluoranthenivorans, one genomic window encodes:
- the purQ gene encoding phosphoribosylformylglycinamidine synthase subunit PurQ: MGVITFPGTLDDVDAARAVRLAGGEAVALWHADADLKGVDAVVVPGGFSYGDYLRAGAIASFAPVMRSVVDAARGGLPVLGICNGFQVLCESGLLPGALTRNAGLHFICRDVWLQVASNSTAWTTRYEQDADLLVPLKSGEGRYVASEAVLDELEGEGRVVFRYRDNLNGSMRGIAGVSSADGRVVGLMPHPEHATEPLTGPSDDGLGLFYSALDAVLTA, encoded by the coding sequence GTGGGCGTGATCACCTTTCCCGGCACGCTGGATGACGTCGACGCGGCCCGGGCGGTGCGGTTGGCCGGCGGCGAGGCCGTCGCCCTGTGGCATGCCGATGCCGACCTCAAGGGTGTGGACGCCGTGGTGGTACCGGGCGGGTTCTCCTACGGGGACTACCTGCGCGCCGGGGCCATCGCCAGCTTCGCGCCGGTGATGCGCTCGGTGGTCGACGCTGCCCGGGGCGGGCTGCCGGTGCTCGGCATCTGCAACGGCTTCCAGGTGCTGTGTGAGTCCGGTCTGCTGCCGGGTGCGCTGACCCGCAACGCCGGACTGCACTTCATCTGCCGTGACGTGTGGCTGCAGGTGGCGTCCAACTCGACGGCGTGGACCACCCGCTACGAGCAGGACGCCGATCTGCTGGTGCCGCTGAAATCCGGCGAGGGCCGGTACGTCGCCTCTGAGGCAGTGCTCGACGAACTCGAGGGTGAGGGCCGCGTGGTGTTCCGCTACCGCGACAACCTCAACGGGTCGATGCGCGGCATCGCCGGGGTCAGCTCGGCCGACGGCCGCGTGGTCGGGCTGATGCCGCACCCCGAGCACGCCACCGAACCGCTCACCGGCCCATCTGATGACGGGCTCGGGCTGTTCTACTCCGCCCTTGATGCGGTGTTGACGGCTTAA
- a CDS encoding family 1 encapsulin nanocompartment shell protein encodes MNNLYRELAPVTDEAWAEIEQEATRTFKRHIAGRRVVDCSGPSGATTAAVSTGHLLNVASPGDGVLAHLRDSRPLVRLRVPFTITREAIDDVERGSQDSDWDPVKDAAKKLAFAEDRAIFEGYAAANIQGIRASSSNPGLALPEDPRDYPDVIAQALSELRLAGVDGPYSVLLSADAYTKVSETTEHGYPLREHLNRVVDGDIIWAPAIDGAFVLSTRGGDFDLQLGTDVSIGYLSHDAETVQLYLQETFTFLNYTAEASVALSA; translated from the coding sequence ATGAACAACCTGTACCGCGAACTGGCGCCGGTCACCGACGAGGCGTGGGCCGAGATCGAGCAGGAGGCCACCCGGACGTTCAAGCGCCACATCGCCGGACGCCGCGTCGTGGACTGCAGCGGGCCGAGCGGCGCCACGACCGCCGCGGTGTCGACAGGACATCTGCTCAACGTGGCCTCACCGGGCGACGGTGTGCTGGCCCACCTGCGGGACAGCCGGCCGCTGGTGCGGCTGCGGGTGCCGTTCACGATCACCCGCGAGGCGATCGACGACGTGGAGCGCGGCTCGCAGGACTCGGACTGGGATCCGGTCAAGGACGCGGCCAAGAAGCTGGCGTTCGCCGAGGATCGGGCGATCTTCGAGGGGTACGCGGCCGCCAACATCCAGGGCATCCGGGCGTCCAGCTCCAACCCCGGCCTGGCTTTGCCCGAGGATCCCCGGGACTACCCCGATGTGATCGCCCAGGCGCTCTCGGAGCTGCGGCTGGCCGGTGTCGACGGGCCGTACTCGGTGCTGCTGTCGGCCGACGCGTACACCAAGGTCAGCGAGACCACCGAACACGGCTACCCGCTGCGCGAGCACCTCAACCGGGTGGTCGACGGGGATATCATCTGGGCCCCCGCCATCGATGGCGCGTTCGTGTTGTCCACCCGCGGAGGCGATTTCGATCTACAGCTGGGCACCGACGTGTCGATCGGCTATCTGAGCCACGACGCCGAGACCGTGCAGCTGTACCTGCAGGAGACGTTCACATTCCTGAACTACACCGCCGAGGCGTCGGTCGCACTGTCCGCCTGA
- the purL gene encoding phosphoribosylformylglycinamidine synthase subunit PurL translates to MTFGNSPEVDTVERAATTPEHPQPYRELGLKDDEYQRIREILGRRPTDAELAMYSVMWSEHCSYKSSKVHLCYFGETTTDEMRAGMLAGIGENAGVVDIGDGWAVTFKVESHNHPSYVEPYQGAATGVGGIVRDIMAMGARPVAVMDQLRFGAADAPDTRRVLDGVVRGVGGYGNSLGLPNIGGETVFDASYAGNPLVNALCVGVLRKEDLHLAFASGTGNKIILFGARTGLDGIGGVSVLASETFGGDEGSGPGRKKLPAVQVGDPFMEKVLIECCLELYAADLVVGIQDLGGAGLSCATSELASAGDGGMRVELETVPQRAANMTPAEILSSESQERMCAVVTPENVEAFLAVCRKWEVLATVIGEVTDGDRLEITWHGETVVDVPPRTVAHEGPVYQRPVARPDTQDALIADTTAALPRPVTGDELRATLLAMVGSPHLCSRAFITEQYDRYVRGNTVLAEHADGGVLRIDEATGRGVAVSTDASGRYTQLDPYTGAQLALAEAYRNVAVTGATPVAVTNCLNFGSPEDPGVMWQFSQAVRGLADGCAALGIPVTGGNVSFYNQTGSTAILPTPVVGVLGVIDDVTRRIPTGLGAEPGETLLLLGDTHDEFDGSIWAQVTADHLGGVPPKVDLGREKLLSEVLTSASRDGLISAAHDLSEGGLIQAVVEASLAGETGCRIIIPDEFLEGTGPFTFLFSESSGRVLVAVPRTEESRFRSMCEARGLPVQRIGVADEGSDSVEVQGQFTVTLDELRRTSEGVLPGLFG, encoded by the coding sequence GTGACCTTTGGTAACAGTCCCGAAGTAGACACCGTCGAGCGGGCAGCCACCACCCCCGAACATCCGCAGCCCTACCGTGAGCTCGGTCTCAAGGATGACGAGTACCAGCGCATCCGCGAGATCCTGGGCCGCCGACCCACCGATGCCGAACTGGCCATGTACTCGGTGATGTGGAGCGAGCACTGCTCCTACAAGTCCTCCAAGGTGCACCTGTGCTACTTCGGGGAGACCACCACCGACGAGATGCGGGCCGGGATGCTGGCCGGCATCGGCGAGAACGCCGGCGTCGTCGACATCGGCGACGGCTGGGCCGTCACCTTCAAGGTCGAATCGCACAACCACCCGTCGTACGTGGAGCCCTATCAGGGTGCGGCCACCGGCGTCGGCGGGATCGTCCGCGACATCATGGCGATGGGCGCCCGCCCGGTGGCCGTGATGGATCAGCTGCGGTTCGGGGCGGCCGACGCGCCCGACACCCGACGCGTGCTCGACGGGGTGGTCCGCGGTGTCGGCGGCTACGGGAACTCACTCGGCCTGCCCAACATCGGCGGCGAAACGGTGTTCGACGCGTCGTATGCCGGCAACCCGTTGGTGAACGCGCTGTGCGTCGGTGTGCTCCGCAAGGAGGATCTGCACCTGGCGTTCGCCTCGGGCACCGGTAACAAGATCATCCTGTTCGGCGCCCGCACCGGTCTGGACGGTATCGGCGGTGTGTCGGTGCTGGCATCGGAGACCTTCGGCGGCGACGAGGGATCCGGCCCGGGCCGCAAGAAACTGCCCGCCGTGCAGGTCGGTGACCCGTTCATGGAGAAGGTGCTCATCGAGTGCTGCCTGGAGCTCTACGCGGCCGACCTGGTGGTCGGTATCCAGGACCTCGGTGGTGCCGGATTATCTTGCGCCACATCCGAACTCGCATCGGCCGGAGACGGGGGTATGCGGGTGGAGCTGGAGACGGTGCCCCAGCGCGCCGCGAACATGACCCCGGCCGAGATCCTGTCGAGCGAATCCCAGGAACGCATGTGCGCGGTCGTCACACCGGAGAACGTCGAGGCGTTCCTGGCCGTCTGCCGCAAGTGGGAGGTGCTGGCCACCGTCATCGGGGAGGTCACCGACGGCGACCGCCTCGAGATCACCTGGCACGGTGAGACCGTCGTCGACGTGCCGCCACGCACCGTCGCCCACGAAGGCCCGGTGTACCAGCGGCCGGTCGCGCGCCCCGACACCCAGGACGCGCTGATCGCCGACACCACCGCCGCGCTGCCCCGCCCGGTGACGGGCGATGAGCTGCGCGCCACGTTGCTTGCGATGGTGGGCAGTCCGCACCTGTGCAGCCGGGCGTTCATCACCGAGCAGTACGACCGCTACGTGCGGGGTAACACCGTGCTCGCCGAACACGCCGACGGTGGTGTGCTGCGCATCGACGAGGCCACCGGCCGCGGCGTCGCGGTCTCCACCGACGCCTCCGGGCGCTACACCCAGCTGGACCCGTACACCGGAGCGCAACTCGCGCTGGCGGAGGCCTACCGCAACGTCGCCGTCACCGGCGCGACCCCGGTGGCCGTGACGAACTGCCTGAACTTCGGCTCGCCGGAGGACCCGGGTGTCATGTGGCAGTTCTCGCAGGCGGTGCGGGGGCTCGCCGATGGTTGTGCCGCCCTTGGCATTCCGGTGACCGGCGGCAACGTCAGCTTCTACAACCAGACCGGCAGCACCGCGATCCTGCCCACGCCGGTGGTCGGGGTGCTCGGTGTCATCGATGACGTGACCCGCCGGATCCCCACCGGTCTGGGCGCCGAGCCCGGTGAAACCCTGCTGCTGCTGGGCGACACCCATGACGAGTTCGACGGCTCGATCTGGGCGCAGGTCACCGCCGACCACCTCGGCGGCGTGCCCCCCAAGGTTGATCTGGGCCGCGAGAAACTGCTGTCGGAGGTGCTGACCTCCGCCTCGCGCGACGGACTGATCTCGGCCGCGCACGACCTCAGTGAGGGCGGTCTGATCCAGGCCGTCGTGGAGGCGTCGCTGGCCGGCGAAACCGGTTGCCGGATCATCATTCCCGACGAATTCCTGGAAGGCACGGGTCCGTTCACGTTCCTGTTCTCCGAGTCGTCGGGCCGGGTGCTGGTCGCGGTGCCGCGCACCGAGGAGAGCCGGTTCCGGTCGATGTGTGAGGCGCGTGGCCTGCCGGTGCAGCGCATCGGGGTGGCCGACGAAGGCAGCGACTCGGTGGAGGTGCAGGGTCAGTTCACCGTGACGCTCGACGAACTGCGCAGGACGTCCGAGGGCGTGCTGCCCGGGTTGTTCGGGTGA
- a CDS encoding M18 family aminopeptidase, protein MPASPQSLCEFIDASPSPFHVCATAARLLAAAGYTELSEADAWPASGRYFTVRAGSLVAWDSTPGDVPFRIVGGHTDSPNLRVKQHPDRAVAGWQVVALAPYGGAWLNSWLDRDLGISGQLSIVEAGSGSGGGVEHRLVRIDDPILRVPQLAIHLSDDRKGVSPDPQRHVNAIWGLGEQGSFLEFVAERAGVRASEVLGFDLMTHDQAASAITGAGGEFVSAPRLDNQVTCYAGVEALLAVKPTGHIPVLALFDHEEVGSQSDHGAQSELLPTVLERIVLAAGHGREHFLRRCAESMVASGDMAHATHPNYPDRHEPGHLIAVNAGPVLKVQPNLRYATDGRTAAAFALACRQAGVPLQRYEHRADLPCGSTIGPMTSARTGIPTVDVGAAQLAMHSAREMMGALDVATYSAALQAFLAPAGSSTP, encoded by the coding sequence ATGCCAGCTAGCCCCCAGAGCCTGTGTGAGTTCATCGACGCCTCACCGTCGCCGTTCCATGTGTGCGCGACCGCCGCGCGCCTGCTGGCGGCCGCCGGATACACCGAACTGTCCGAGGCGGACGCCTGGCCCGCCTCGGGCCGCTATTTCACGGTGCGGGCGGGTTCGTTGGTCGCCTGGGATTCGACGCCCGGCGATGTGCCGTTCCGGATCGTCGGCGGCCACACCGACAGCCCCAACCTGCGCGTCAAGCAGCACCCGGACCGGGCGGTCGCGGGCTGGCAGGTGGTGGCGTTGGCGCCCTACGGCGGTGCATGGCTGAACTCCTGGCTGGACCGCGATCTCGGGATCAGCGGCCAGCTGTCGATCGTCGAGGCGGGGAGTGGGTCCGGCGGCGGGGTGGAACACCGGCTGGTCCGCATCGACGACCCGATCCTGCGGGTGCCGCAGCTGGCCATCCACCTGTCCGATGACCGCAAGGGTGTCAGCCCCGACCCGCAGCGCCACGTCAACGCGATCTGGGGCCTGGGGGAGCAGGGCTCGTTCCTCGAGTTCGTCGCCGAACGCGCCGGGGTGCGGGCCTCGGAGGTCCTGGGCTTCGACCTGATGACGCACGACCAGGCGGCGTCGGCGATCACCGGCGCCGGTGGCGAGTTCGTCAGCGCCCCGCGGCTGGACAACCAGGTCACTTGCTACGCCGGGGTCGAAGCGTTACTCGCGGTGAAGCCCACCGGTCACATCCCGGTGCTCGCCCTGTTCGACCACGAGGAGGTCGGCTCGCAGTCCGATCACGGCGCCCAGTCCGAGCTGTTGCCGACGGTGCTGGAGCGCATCGTGCTGGCGGCGGGTCACGGTCGGGAGCATTTCCTGCGTCGCTGCGCCGAGTCGATGGTGGCTTCCGGAGACATGGCCCACGCCACCCACCCGAACTACCCGGACCGGCACGAACCCGGTCACCTCATCGCCGTCAACGCCGGTCCGGTACTCAAGGTGCAGCCCAACCTGCGGTACGCCACCGACGGCCGGACCGCGGCGGCGTTCGCGCTCGCGTGCCGGCAGGCCGGGGTGCCGCTACAGCGCTACGAGCACCGGGCCGACCTGCCGTGCGGGTCGACCATCGGGCCGATGACATCCGCACGTACCGGTATCCCGACGGTCGACGTGGGTGCGGCGCAGCTGGCCATGCATTCGGCCCGGGAGATGATGGGCGCCCTCGACGTCGCGACGTATTCGGCGGCGCTTCAGGCGTTCCTGGCGCCCGCGGGTTCGTCCACGCCGTAG
- a CDS encoding FAD-binding dehydrogenase: MDADVIVVGAGLAGLVAACELVERGRKVLIVDQENAANIGGQAYWSFGGLFFVDSPEQRRLGIRDSHELALQDWLGSAGFDRAEDHWPRQWAHAYVDFAAGEKRRWLRERGLQTFALVGWAERGGYGARGHGNSVPRFHITWGTGPALVDIFARRLLGHPKVTFAHRHRVDELIVADGAVVGVRGAVLEPSAAARGVASSRNTVGEFDFRAQAVIVASGGIGGNHDLVRKNWPARMGTPPKTMLSGVPEHVDGRMIGIAESAGAQVINADRMWHYTEGITNYDPVWPNHGIRILPGPSSLWLDATGKRLPVPLYPGFDTLGTLEYIAATGYDYTWFVLNARIIAKEFGLSGQEQNPDLTGRSVRAVLSRGRDGGPAPVRAFVDKGVDFVTANSLRDLVSAMNGVDGVAPLDYATVEAEVTARDREVVNRFSKDGQITAIRGARDYLPDRLARVVAPHRLTDSKAGPLIAVKLHILTRKSLGGLQTDLESRVLTADGSAFSGLYAAGEAAGFGGGGVHGYRSLEGTFLGGCVFSGRAAGRAAARDTA; this comes from the coding sequence ATGGACGCCGATGTCATCGTGGTGGGTGCTGGGCTGGCCGGGCTGGTCGCCGCATGCGAACTGGTCGAACGCGGTCGTAAGGTCCTGATCGTCGACCAGGAGAACGCCGCCAACATCGGCGGCCAGGCCTACTGGTCGTTCGGCGGGTTGTTCTTCGTCGACAGCCCCGAGCAGCGCCGCCTCGGTATCCGCGACAGTCACGAGCTGGCGTTACAGGATTGGCTGGGCTCCGCCGGCTTCGACCGCGCCGAGGACCACTGGCCCCGCCAGTGGGCACACGCCTACGTCGACTTCGCCGCGGGGGAGAAGCGCCGCTGGCTGCGGGAGCGTGGGCTGCAGACCTTCGCGCTGGTCGGCTGGGCCGAACGCGGCGGCTATGGCGCTCGCGGACACGGGAATTCGGTCCCGCGCTTCCACATCACCTGGGGCACCGGCCCGGCGCTGGTCGACATCTTCGCCCGCCGCCTGCTCGGCCACCCGAAGGTGACGTTCGCACACCGGCACCGCGTCGACGAGCTCATCGTCGCGGACGGCGCCGTCGTCGGTGTGCGCGGTGCGGTGCTCGAGCCGTCGGCCGCCGCACGTGGCGTCGCGTCCTCGCGTAACACCGTGGGGGAGTTCGATTTCCGGGCCCAGGCCGTGATCGTCGCCAGCGGCGGCATCGGCGGCAACCACGATCTGGTGCGCAAGAACTGGCCGGCCCGGATGGGTACACCACCGAAGACGATGCTCTCCGGTGTCCCCGAGCACGTCGACGGGCGGATGATCGGGATCGCCGAATCCGCGGGCGCCCAGGTGATCAACGCCGACCGGATGTGGCACTACACCGAAGGCATCACCAACTACGACCCGGTGTGGCCCAACCACGGTATCCGGATCCTGCCCGGGCCGTCCTCGTTGTGGCTGGACGCCACCGGGAAACGCCTGCCAGTGCCGCTGTACCCGGGATTCGACACGCTCGGCACGCTGGAGTACATCGCCGCCACCGGCTACGACTACACCTGGTTCGTGCTCAACGCCCGCATCATCGCCAAGGAGTTCGGCCTGTCTGGGCAGGAGCAGAACCCGGACCTGACCGGGCGCAGTGTCCGTGCCGTGCTGTCCCGCGGCCGGGACGGCGGCCCCGCCCCGGTCCGCGCATTCGTGGACAAGGGCGTCGATTTCGTCACCGCGAACTCACTGCGAGACCTGGTGTCCGCGATGAACGGCGTCGACGGGGTGGCGCCCCTGGACTACGCCACCGTCGAGGCCGAAGTGACCGCGCGGGACCGCGAGGTGGTCAACCGCTTCAGCAAGGACGGGCAGATCACCGCGATCCGGGGTGCCCGCGACTACCTGCCGGACCGGCTGGCCCGCGTCGTCGCCCCACACCGGTTGACCGATTCCAAGGCCGGCCCGCTGATCGCCGTCAAACTGCACATCTTGACCCGCAAATCGCTGGGTGGACTGCAGACCGACCTGGAATCGCGGGTTCTCACCGCCGACGGCAGCGCCTTCAGCGGTCTGTACGCCGCCGGTGAGGCCGCCGGATTCGGTGGCGGCGGCGTACACGGCTACCGGTCGCTGGAAGGCACCTTCTTGGGTGGCTGCGTGTTCTCCGGCCGGGCCGCGGGCAGGGCGGCCGCCCGCGACACCGCCTGA
- a CDS encoding VOC family protein has protein sequence MGLGVEMITVDSLDPDRLAAWWATATDGELTALMPGEFVFVALPSGLRLGFQRVEDPTPGKNRVHVDFSAADLEAEVARLVSLGARETGRHEYGAEFRWVVLADPDGNAFCLTAAS, from the coding sequence ATGGGCCTTGGCGTGGAGATGATCACCGTCGACTCACTCGATCCCGACCGCCTCGCGGCGTGGTGGGCCACCGCCACCGACGGTGAGCTGACCGCGTTGATGCCGGGGGAATTCGTGTTCGTCGCCTTGCCGAGCGGGTTGCGGCTGGGGTTCCAGCGGGTCGAGGATCCGACTCCCGGCAAGAACCGGGTGCATGTCGATTTCAGCGCCGCCGATCTGGAGGCGGAGGTGGCTCGCCTGGTCTCGCTGGGCGCCCGTGAGACCGGCCGGCACGAGTACGGCGCGGAGTTCCGCTGGGTGGTGCTCGCGGACCCGGACGGAAACGCCTTCTGCTTGACTGCCGCTTCCTGA
- a CDS encoding phosphatase PAP2 family protein: MVVLGLLVGPSNTPFDIAALNAMNRILGPDPRWMLWFTWGIAMVALVFCAVVVALWQRRWRVAAVAALCPGLALLGSRVLKKLFGRAKGDGGYWAHAYPSGHATVVTTVTAMFVLAVGYTVWRAALAAVISVIGGIGMAATDYHYLTDIFGGWLWATALVCLAVLAAGPQAVSRAAALPAARPENTQPPKKVPSSDR; this comes from the coding sequence ATGGTGGTGCTCGGCCTGCTGGTTGGTCCAAGTAACACCCCTTTCGACATCGCCGCGCTGAACGCGATGAACCGGATCCTCGGCCCGGATCCCCGCTGGATGCTGTGGTTCACCTGGGGTATCGCGATGGTCGCCCTGGTGTTCTGTGCGGTGGTGGTGGCGCTGTGGCAGCGGCGCTGGCGGGTGGCGGCGGTCGCGGCTCTGTGTCCGGGCCTCGCGCTGCTCGGATCGCGTGTGCTCAAGAAGCTGTTCGGCCGCGCCAAAGGGGACGGCGGCTACTGGGCCCACGCCTACCCCAGCGGACACGCCACGGTGGTCACCACCGTGACGGCGATGTTCGTGCTGGCCGTCGGCTACACGGTGTGGCGAGCCGCGCTGGCCGCGGTGATCAGCGTCATCGGTGGCATCGGGATGGCCGCGACCGACTACCACTACCTGACCGATATCTTCGGCGGCTGGCTGTGGGCCACCGCCCTGGTGTGCTTGGCGGTCCTGGCGGCCGGGCCTCAGGCGGTGTCGCGGGCGGCCGCCCTGCCCGCGGCCCGGCCGGAGAACACGCAGCCACCCAAGAAGGTGCCTTCCAGCGACCGGTAG
- a CDS encoding Dyp-type peroxidase: MPDLVPQAVLAPLTPAAIFLVATIDDGGEQTVHDALGDISGLVRAIGFRDPAKHLSVITSIGSDAWDRLFSGPRPAELHPFIALEGPRHSAPSTPGDLLFHLRAESLDVCFELAGKIAQAMDGAITIVDEVQGFKFFDNRDLLGFVDGTENPGGQVALHASQIGDEDPDFAGGCYVHVQRYLHDMSAWNALSVEEQERAIGRTKLDDIELDDAVKPANSHVALNVIEDDEGNELKTLRHNMPFGEIGKGEFGTYYIGYSRSAAVTERMLRNMFIGDPPGNTDRILDFSTAVTGCLFFTPTADFLDDPPPLPGDENAAPAVVVTPPAPAYSGSLSIGSLKGQPQ; encoded by the coding sequence GTGCCCGATCTTGTTCCGCAGGCGGTGCTTGCGCCTCTGACGCCGGCTGCCATCTTCTTGGTCGCCACCATCGACGACGGTGGCGAGCAGACAGTGCACGATGCCCTCGGCGATATCTCGGGGCTGGTTCGCGCCATAGGTTTTCGCGATCCGGCCAAGCATCTGTCCGTCATCACGTCGATCGGCTCGGACGCCTGGGACCGGTTGTTCAGCGGGCCGCGGCCGGCCGAACTACACCCGTTCATCGCGTTGGAGGGCCCGCGGCACAGCGCCCCGTCCACTCCCGGGGATCTGTTGTTCCACCTCCGCGCCGAGTCGCTGGACGTGTGTTTCGAGCTGGCCGGCAAGATCGCCCAGGCGATGGACGGCGCCATCACCATCGTCGACGAGGTGCAGGGGTTCAAGTTCTTCGACAACCGCGACCTGCTGGGCTTCGTGGACGGCACCGAGAACCCGGGTGGCCAGGTGGCACTGCACGCCAGTCAGATCGGCGACGAGGATCCCGACTTCGCCGGCGGCTGCTACGTGCACGTGCAGCGCTACCTGCACGATATGTCGGCCTGGAACGCGCTGTCGGTCGAGGAGCAGGAGCGCGCGATCGGCCGCACCAAACTCGACGACATCGAACTCGACGATGCCGTAAAGCCCGCGAATTCGCATGTGGCCCTCAACGTGATCGAGGACGACGAGGGCAACGAACTGAAGACCCTGCGCCACAACATGCCGTTCGGTGAGATCGGCAAGGGTGAGTTCGGGACCTACTACATCGGGTACTCGCGCAGCGCCGCGGTCACCGAGCGCATGCTGCGCAACATGTTCATCGGGGATCCGCCCGGCAACACCGACCGGATTCTGGATTTCTCCACCGCGGTCACCGGGTGTCTGTTCTTCACCCCGACCGCCGATTTCCTCGACGACCCGCCCCCGCTACCCGGTGACGAGAACGCCGCACCCGCCGTGGTCGTCACCCCTCCCGCCCCCGCATACTCCGGTTCACTGTCGATCGGCAGCTTGAAAGGACAACCCCAATGA
- the purS gene encoding phosphoribosylformylglycinamidine synthase subunit PurS: MARVVVHVMPKAEILDPQGQAIVGALGRLGHSGISDVRQGKRFELEVDDSVSDAALAEIAESLLANTVIEDFVVSREQS, translated from the coding sequence GTGGCCCGCGTCGTAGTGCACGTGATGCCCAAGGCCGAGATCCTCGACCCGCAGGGGCAGGCGATCGTCGGCGCGCTGGGCCGTCTCGGCCACTCTGGTATCTCGGACGTCCGCCAGGGCAAGCGTTTCGAGCTCGAGGTGGACGATTCGGTATCCGATGCGGCGCTGGCCGAAATCGCCGAATCGCTGTTGGCCAACACGGTCATCGAGGACTTCGTCGTGAGCCGGGAACAGTCGTGA
- a CDS encoding MBL fold metallo-hydrolase encodes MQLVHFGHSCLLADFPNVGGGSTRVLFDPGNFSHGFEGITGLDAILITHQHPDHADTARLPALLDANPQAKLYADPQTAAQLGAPWTAVHAGDAFTVGHLSVRGVGGTHATIHPDIPVIDNTSYLIGDGDHPARLMHPGDALFAPGEPVDVLATPAAAPWMKISEAVDYLRAVAPSRAVPIHQGIIEPAARGIYYGRLSEMTDTDFQVLTPENGTTF; translated from the coding sequence ATGCAACTCGTGCATTTCGGCCACTCCTGCCTGCTGGCAGACTTCCCGAACGTCGGCGGCGGCAGCACCAGGGTGCTGTTCGATCCCGGCAACTTCTCACACGGCTTCGAGGGCATCACGGGTCTGGACGCGATCCTGATCACCCATCAGCATCCCGATCACGCCGACACCGCCAGGCTGCCCGCGCTGCTGGACGCGAACCCGCAGGCCAAGCTGTACGCGGATCCCCAGACGGCGGCCCAGCTGGGCGCACCGTGGACAGCGGTACACGCCGGCGACGCCTTCACCGTCGGGCATCTGTCGGTGCGTGGCGTGGGCGGCACCCACGCCACCATCCACCCGGACATCCCGGTGATCGACAACACGTCGTACCTGATCGGCGACGGCGACCACCCCGCCCGGCTGATGCACCCGGGCGACGCCCTGTTCGCCCCCGGTGAGCCGGTCGACGTGTTGGCCACCCCGGCGGCGGCGCCGTGGATGAAGATCTCCGAGGCGGTCGACTATCTGCGCGCCGTCGCTCCGTCCCGGGCCGTGCCGATCCACCAGGGCATCATCGAGCCGGCCGCGCGGGGTATCTACTACGGCCGGTTGTCGGAGATGACGGACACCGACTTCCAGGTGCTCACCCCGGAGAACGGAACGACATTCTGA
- a CDS encoding DUF4436 domain-containing protein, whose product MKVRVALGVLVIIAAYVTTIALYAATGLGSPRELTADEPVPGATSVTFDLEEVHAVKGEMVANVTVTPGPGVLDPVTHSLTEDLSVAIHSAVTPTTRSWPKGTVPGVFPVALTIAGNPGAYPFDRYRSGPITVEVVRGANRAPERTWASFVDRVPGWMFSIPSRGASDASTVYRVDLHRSPSTAAFAAIILGALITIATLGVVVAVQTLRNQRKFQPPMTTWFAAMLFAVVPLRNALPDAPPMGTWVDVTVVLWVVVALVASMSMYVACWWRHLKPEVDDKR is encoded by the coding sequence ATGAAAGTCCGTGTCGCCCTTGGCGTCCTAGTCATCATTGCGGCATACGTCACGACGATCGCTCTGTACGCGGCCACCGGTCTTGGCAGTCCCCGGGAGCTAACCGCCGATGAGCCGGTGCCCGGTGCAACCTCGGTCACCTTCGACCTGGAAGAGGTTCACGCAGTTAAGGGCGAGATGGTTGCCAACGTCACGGTCACCCCGGGACCGGGCGTGCTCGATCCGGTAACTCACAGCCTGACCGAAGACCTCAGTGTCGCAATCCATTCGGCCGTCACGCCCACCACCCGCAGCTGGCCCAAGGGCACCGTCCCAGGTGTTTTTCCTGTCGCGCTCACCATCGCCGGCAACCCCGGCGCCTACCCGTTTGACCGGTATCGATCCGGACCCATCACCGTCGAGGTGGTACGCGGCGCCAACCGAGCCCCCGAGCGAACCTGGGCATCGTTCGTCGACCGGGTGCCGGGATGGATGTTCAGCATCCCCTCGCGCGGCGCGTCCGACGCATCCACGGTGTACCGCGTGGACTTGCATCGGTCGCCGAGCACCGCTGCGTTTGCCGCGATCATCTTGGGCGCACTGATCACCATCGCCACGCTGGGCGTGGTCGTAGCCGTGCAGACCTTGCGGAATCAGCGCAAGTTCCAACCGCCGATGACGACGTGGTTCGCGGCAATGCTGTTTGCAGTCGTGCCGTTGCGCAACGCACTGCCCGATGCGCCACCCATGGGGACGTGGGTGGACGTCACCGTGGTGCTCTGGGTGGTCGTGGCCCTGGTCGCGTCCATGAGCATGTATGTCGCCTGTTGGTGGCGGCACCTCAAACCCGAGGTCGACGACAAGCGATGA